In Sphingobacterium zeae, one genomic interval encodes:
- a CDS encoding NAD-dependent epimerase/dehydratase family protein, with protein sequence MKESIIIIGANGQIGTELAIALRKKFGAENVVTTDIREPQIKSPDESFEIANVLDKNGLEKLFQQYKPTQVYLLAAMLSATGEKYPEKAWELNMNGLLNVLDLAVSYKVSKIFWPSSIAVFGPHSPKNNTEQYCVMDPNTIYGISKLAGERLIEWYQEHRGLDIRSLRYPGIISWKTEPGGGTTDYAVDIFYEALKTGSYACFLSENTALPMLYMEDAIRGTLELMDAPKERLSIRHSYNLGGITFTPKELAQEIKKILPNFAISYVENDPRQQIADSWPASLDDSYARKDWNWTPEFDIQKMTVDMIENLKNKI encoded by the coding sequence ATGAAAGAAAGCATTATTATCATTGGTGCAAATGGCCAGATCGGCACAGAATTAGCTATCGCATTGCGCAAAAAGTTTGGTGCAGAGAATGTTGTAACCACTGACATTAGAGAACCACAGATTAAAAGCCCTGACGAAAGTTTCGAAATCGCTAATGTTCTTGACAAAAATGGACTTGAGAAATTATTTCAACAATATAAACCTACTCAAGTATACCTACTAGCGGCCATGCTTTCGGCTACAGGAGAGAAATACCCTGAAAAAGCTTGGGAATTGAATATGAATGGCTTATTAAATGTTCTTGATTTAGCTGTGAGCTATAAAGTTTCGAAGATATTTTGGCCAAGCTCAATTGCCGTTTTCGGACCGCATTCTCCAAAAAATAATACCGAACAATATTGTGTAATGGATCCAAACACAATTTATGGTATCAGCAAACTTGCAGGCGAGCGACTCATTGAATGGTATCAAGAACATCGTGGTCTTGATATTCGCAGCCTCCGTTATCCCGGCATCATTTCTTGGAAAACTGAACCAGGGGGCGGTACAACGGATTATGCGGTAGACATTTTTTATGAAGCATTAAAAACCGGTTCCTATGCTTGCTTCCTATCTGAAAACACAGCATTACCGATGTTGTACATGGAGGACGCCATTCGGGGTACACTCGAATTAATGGATGCACCAAAAGAAAGACTAAGCATTCGCCACAGTTATAATCTTGGAGGTATCACATTTACTCCAAAAGAACTTGCACAAGAAATTAAAAAAATTCTTCCTAATTTTGCAATCTCTTACGTAGAGAACGATCCGAGACAACAGATTGCCGATTCATGGCCTGCTAGTCTAGATGACTCCTATGCAAGAAAAGACTGGAATTGGACGCCAGAATTTGACATCCAAAAGATGACGGTCGACATGATTGAAAATCTTAAAAACAAAATATAA
- a CDS encoding aspartate-semialdehyde dehydrogenase, whose translation MKVAVVGATGLVGTEMLTVLAARNFPVTELIPVASERSKGKEIEFKGKKYKVVTPSEAIALKPDVALFSAGGDTSKEFAPKFAEAGITVIDNSSAWRMDPTKKLVVPEVNGDVLSADDKIIANPNCSTIQMVVALKPLHDKYKIKRVVVSTYQSVTGTGVKAVNQLMDERAGKDGEKAYPYHIDLNVIPHIDVFQENGYTKEEMKMILETNKIMRDDSIKVTATTVRIPVMGGHSESLNIEFENDFDLKDVRAALAAQSGCIVVDDPSSLQYPMPKDAHGRDEVFVGRIRRDESQPNTLNMWVVADNLRKGAATNAVQVAELLAEKGLI comes from the coding sequence ATGAAAGTGGCAGTAGTCGGCGCAACAGGCCTTGTAGGTACTGAAATGCTAACCGTGTTGGCGGCGCGAAATTTCCCAGTAACAGAATTAATTCCGGTAGCTTCAGAGCGTAGTAAGGGTAAGGAAATTGAATTCAAGGGAAAGAAGTATAAGGTGGTTACACCATCTGAGGCTATTGCTTTGAAACCTGATGTTGCGTTATTTTCCGCTGGCGGTGATACATCGAAAGAATTTGCGCCTAAATTTGCTGAAGCTGGAATTACGGTGATCGACAATTCTTCGGCTTGGCGTATGGATCCTACAAAAAAACTGGTGGTTCCGGAAGTAAACGGTGATGTGTTATCTGCTGACGACAAGATTATTGCAAATCCAAACTGTTCGACGATACAAATGGTAGTGGCATTGAAGCCATTACACGATAAATATAAAATTAAGCGTGTGGTAGTTTCGACTTACCAATCTGTGACAGGTACGGGTGTAAAAGCCGTCAACCAATTAATGGATGAGCGTGCCGGAAAAGATGGTGAGAAAGCTTATCCTTATCACATTGATCTCAATGTAATCCCTCATATTGATGTTTTCCAAGAAAACGGCTATACAAAAGAGGAGATGAAAATGATTCTTGAAACAAATAAAATCATGCGTGATGATTCTATTAAAGTCACTGCAACGACAGTGCGCATTCCTGTAATGGGTGGACACTCTGAGTCGTTGAATATCGAATTTGAAAATGACTTTGATTTGAAAGATGTACGTGCAGCTTTAGCGGCACAAAGCGGTTGTATCGTTGTTGACGATCCATCTTCACTGCAATATCCGATGCCGAAAGATGCACATGGTAGAGATGAAGTGTTTGTAGGACGTATCCGTCGCGATGAATCTCAACCAAATACCCTTAACATGTGGGTAGTAGCGGATAACTTACGTAAAGGTGCTGCAACCAACGCCGTTCAAGTAGCCGAGTTATTAGCTGAAAAAGGATTGATCTAA
- the def gene encoding peptide deformylase — translation MKRTLVASFLLALCLNTHAQTKYEQYITTLREEKAAELAKEQYGPLKSDQVAFLDYFPVDVSYKVKGKIDVLFDEPVFRMPTYDGTSNEYKRYGIITFILQGKKRVLNVYQSVALFQNPAYKKHLFLPFLDLTNGQESYSGGRYIDLSTEDIIGDNVEIDFNKAYNPYCAYSNGYRCPVPPVENNLETKIMAGEKAFQKSKNERPVNLNAGQEFSAADKKIISSGGENAILRVLQTTDEKDLKVLKATSTDVKYNDPLIESLSKRMFATVRDPNHPGVGIAAPQIGINKNLIWVQRFDKPDQPFEFYINPKILWRSKLKRTGAEGCLSIPNRKEDVLRSYAIRLQYIDKEGKVIEENIEGFTAVIFQHETDHLFGILFPDRLEEQSKEAYSPLNDKIEFSIKPSTLMP, via the coding sequence ATGAAAAGAACACTTGTCGCCAGTTTCCTGTTGGCCTTATGCTTGAATACGCATGCACAAACTAAATACGAGCAATACATTACCACTCTTCGTGAAGAAAAAGCCGCTGAATTGGCGAAAGAACAATATGGCCCATTGAAATCAGATCAAGTGGCATTTTTGGATTACTTTCCTGTAGACGTCAGCTACAAAGTCAAGGGCAAAATTGATGTTCTGTTTGATGAACCAGTTTTTCGGATGCCGACCTACGACGGCACAAGCAATGAATACAAAAGATACGGAATCATAACATTTATCCTTCAAGGTAAAAAACGTGTACTGAATGTCTACCAAAGCGTCGCATTATTTCAAAACCCAGCATACAAAAAGCATTTATTTTTGCCATTTCTAGATTTAACAAATGGCCAGGAAAGTTATAGTGGTGGCCGATATATTGATCTATCCACAGAAGATATAATAGGAGACAACGTTGAGATAGATTTTAACAAAGCATATAACCCCTATTGCGCTTATAGTAACGGTTACCGTTGTCCGGTTCCCCCAGTTGAAAACAATTTAGAAACAAAAATTATGGCAGGAGAAAAAGCATTTCAAAAGTCAAAAAACGAAAGGCCGGTCAATCTTAATGCAGGCCAGGAATTCAGTGCTGCCGACAAGAAAATCATTTCATCTGGAGGTGAAAATGCAATTCTTCGTGTATTGCAGACAACGGACGAAAAAGATCTGAAAGTTTTAAAAGCGACAAGCACTGATGTCAAATACAACGACCCATTGATTGAATCACTTTCCAAAAGAATGTTTGCGACGGTACGTGATCCCAATCACCCGGGTGTAGGCATCGCTGCGCCACAAATCGGTATAAATAAAAATCTAATCTGGGTACAGCGATTTGACAAACCAGATCAACCTTTTGAGTTCTATATCAATCCTAAAATTCTATGGCGCTCCAAATTAAAACGTACGGGTGCCGAAGGTTGCCTTTCTATTCCTAACCGTAAAGAAGACGTATTGAGGAGTTACGCGATCCGCTTGCAATACATCGATAAAGAAGGGAAAGTGATCGAAGAAAATATTGAAGGCTTTACTGCTGTTATTTTTCAACACGAAACCGATCATCTCTTCGGCATCTTGTTTCCGGATCGACTTGAGGAGCAAAGTAAAGAAGCATACTCCCCATTAAATGATAAGATTGAGTTTTCTATCAAGCCCAGCACATTGATGCCGTAA
- the ruvX gene encoding Holliday junction resolvase RuvX: protein MRLMAFDYGTKRIGVAVTDPMQIIATALTTVHPEDIWTFLAAYLQTEQVETFVVGKPRQLDGTDSESAQHVVGFIRKLKKTYPAIAVAEIDERFTSKMASAAIAQSGKKKKDRQQKGLIDTVSATIILQSYMDGRNF from the coding sequence ATGAGACTGATGGCATTTGATTACGGTACAAAACGAATAGGGGTTGCAGTAACCGATCCAATGCAAATTATTGCGACGGCATTGACGACTGTACATCCAGAGGATATCTGGACATTTCTAGCAGCGTATTTACAGACAGAGCAGGTAGAAACTTTTGTTGTCGGCAAGCCGCGTCAGTTGGATGGTACCGACTCTGAATCCGCACAGCATGTTGTCGGTTTTATTCGAAAACTGAAAAAGACTTATCCAGCCATTGCTGTCGCTGAAATAGATGAGCGTTTTACTTCTAAAATGGCTTCTGCAGCGATCGCGCAAAGTGGGAAAAAAAAGAAGGACCGTCAACAGAAGGGGTTGATTGATACCGTGTCTGCAACAATCATTTTGCAAAGCTACATGGATGGCCGTAATTTTTAG
- the ybeY gene encoding rRNA maturation RNase YbeY: MKSILFFTEDTDFKLKEKGKIRQWIVDAIKGEGFKRVGELSFILCSDAYLLEINKQYLNHDTYTDIVTFDSSEYDDTIAGDIFISVERIQENAEKFKVDVRDELHRVIIHGVMHLCGYPDKKPADKAKMTAKEDEYLGKRNF; encoded by the coding sequence ATGAAGAGCATATTATTTTTTACCGAGGATACGGATTTCAAATTAAAAGAAAAGGGAAAGATTCGCCAATGGATTGTTGATGCCATCAAAGGAGAAGGATTTAAACGTGTTGGCGAATTGAGCTTTATCCTTTGCTCGGATGCTTACTTGCTTGAAATCAATAAGCAATATTTAAATCACGACACCTATACTGATATCGTTACTTTTGATTCTTCCGAATATGATGACACCATCGCCGGCGATATTTTTATTAGTGTGGAGCGTATTCAGGAGAATGCTGAAAAATTTAAAGTTGATGTGCGTGACGAGCTTCATCGGGTTATTATTCATGGTGTCATGCACCTGTGCGGTTATCCCGATAAAAAACCGGCAGATAAAGCCAAGATGACCGCCAAAGAGGATGAGTATCTTGGTAAAAGAAACTTTTAA
- a CDS encoding nucleoside-diphosphate kinase codes for MATNRTFTMIKPDAVANGHIGAILNDIIAGGFKIIAMKYIQLSKETAGAFYAVHKERPFYGELVEFMTSGPIVAAILEKDNAVEDFRTLIGATNPADAAEGTIRNKYAKSIDANAIHGSDSDDNAAIEGNFFFSQFERF; via the coding sequence ATGGCAACTAACAGAACTTTTACGATGATCAAACCTGACGCTGTAGCGAATGGTCACATCGGTGCAATCTTAAACGATATCATTGCTGGTGGTTTTAAAATCATCGCAATGAAATACATTCAACTTTCTAAAGAGACAGCTGGTGCATTTTACGCAGTACACAAAGAGCGTCCTTTTTATGGTGAATTGGTGGAATTTATGACCTCAGGTCCTATCGTTGCTGCCATCTTGGAAAAAGACAATGCTGTTGAAGATTTCCGTACACTGATCGGTGCAACTAACCCTGCTGACGCGGCTGAAGGCACAATCCGTAATAAATATGCAAAATCAATCGATGCAAACGCTATTCATGGATCTGATTCAGATGATAATGCTGCTATCGAGGGTAACTTCTTCTTCTCGCAATTTGAAAGATTTTAA
- a CDS encoding 4-hydroxy-3-methylbut-2-enyl diphosphate reductase: MALNLTVDIDKDSGFCFGVVYAIDMAEEILEEDGYLYCLGDIVHNDEEVTRLKAKGLRIIDHAALPNLSNEKVLIRAHGEAPETYRIALQNNITLIDASCPVVLKLQNRIKTSFDQKEKILIFGKHGHAEVIGLQGQTNNEALVFQDISELDQVELPSSFTLYSQTTKSVDKFYAIKDELIKRGYEVKANDTICRQVSNRYEDLGAFAKQYDKIVFVSGKKSSNGKVLFEVCQNANPASYFISDPAELDASVFAENDRIGICGATSTPMWLMKDVKATLEAL, from the coding sequence ATGGCATTAAATCTAACAGTAGACATCGATAAGGATTCAGGCTTTTGCTTTGGAGTAGTATACGCTATTGATATGGCGGAAGAGATCTTAGAAGAGGATGGTTATCTTTATTGTTTGGGTGATATTGTTCATAATGATGAGGAAGTTACTCGATTAAAAGCAAAAGGTCTACGAATTATCGACCATGCTGCTCTGCCCAATTTGAGCAATGAAAAGGTATTGATCCGTGCCCACGGTGAAGCGCCAGAGACCTATCGTATTGCTTTGCAAAATAATATTACTTTGATAGATGCCTCTTGTCCAGTAGTCCTTAAATTGCAGAACCGTATAAAAACGTCCTTCGATCAAAAGGAGAAGATTTTGATTTTCGGTAAGCATGGACATGCTGAAGTGATTGGTTTGCAGGGGCAGACGAATAATGAAGCCCTGGTTTTTCAGGATATTTCCGAGCTGGATCAAGTCGAGTTGCCATCTTCATTTACACTATATAGCCAGACAACAAAAAGTGTGGATAAATTTTATGCGATCAAAGACGAGCTTATCAAACGTGGGTATGAAGTGAAGGCAAATGACACTATTTGCCGCCAGGTCTCCAATCGATATGAAGATCTGGGTGCTTTTGCGAAACAATATGACAAAATCGTTTTTGTGTCAGGCAAAAAATCGTCCAATGGAAAAGTGCTGTTTGAAGTTTGTCAAAACGCAAATCCAGCAAGTTATTTTATTTCTGATCCAGCCGAATTGGATGCATCGGTCTTCGCTGAGAACGATCGTATTGGTATTTGTGGTGCCACATCAACGCCAATGTGGTTGATGAAAGATGTAAAGGCAACTTTAGAAGCCTTATAA
- the hemH gene encoding ferrochelatase has product MSNKGKKGILLVQLGTPDSPTTPDVRRYLTEFLMDPRVIDIPYVQRTLLVKGIIALTRAPKSAKVYKSIWDKETGSPLMHYSILQRDLLQKALGDDYHVELAMRYQNPSIESALKNMEGLLLESIRVIPLFPQYASATSGSVIDRVMELIRKWNYLPEISFVSNFCTNDLMVETYADHAHRHDLESFDHFVFSYHGLPVRQLGKVDPTGQLKCPESGCESCKATVNSYCYLSQCYATTRAIATKLGLRKEQYSQCFQSRLGKEPWIQPYTSDLLHDLAAKGYKKLLIFSPAFVADCIETIDEIGVEYANEFKQLGGEEVCLVESLNDDPKWIESLKQMALNAKN; this is encoded by the coding sequence ATGAGCAATAAAGGCAAAAAAGGTATTCTTTTGGTACAATTGGGTACACCTGATAGTCCCACTACTCCTGATGTTAGAAGATATTTAACGGAATTTCTAATGGATCCGCGTGTAATTGATATCCCTTACGTCCAACGAACCTTGTTAGTAAAAGGAATTATAGCACTGACACGTGCTCCGAAATCCGCAAAGGTATACAAATCAATCTGGGATAAAGAAACTGGATCACCTTTGATGCATTATAGTATCTTGCAGCGTGACCTGCTTCAAAAAGCGTTGGGAGATGACTACCATGTGGAATTGGCGATGCGCTACCAGAATCCATCGATTGAGTCTGCTTTGAAAAATATGGAAGGTCTATTGTTGGAATCTATTCGGGTCATCCCTTTATTCCCTCAATATGCCTCAGCAACATCGGGATCAGTGATAGACCGTGTGATGGAATTGATTCGCAAATGGAATTATTTGCCAGAAATCAGTTTTGTGAGCAATTTTTGTACGAATGATTTAATGGTAGAGACCTACGCAGATCATGCCCACAGGCATGATTTAGAAAGTTTTGATCATTTTGTTTTTAGTTATCATGGCCTTCCTGTGCGGCAACTTGGAAAAGTTGATCCTACAGGTCAGCTAAAATGTCCCGAATCAGGCTGTGAGTCCTGTAAAGCGACAGTTAATTCATACTGCTATCTTTCTCAATGTTATGCAACAACACGTGCTATTGCTACCAAACTAGGTTTAAGAAAGGAGCAATATTCGCAGTGCTTTCAATCCCGTTTGGGTAAAGAACCCTGGATACAGCCTTATACTTCCGATTTATTGCATGATCTTGCCGCCAAGGGATATAAGAAATTATTAATTTTCAGTCCTGCATTTGTGGCGGATTGTATCGAGACCATTGATGAAATTGGCGTGGAATATGCTAATGAATTTAAACAGTTGGGCGGAGAAGAAGTGTGTTTGGTAGAAAGTCTTAATGATGATCCCAAATGGATTGAATCTTTAAAACAAATGGCACTCAATGCCAAAAATTAA
- a CDS encoding metallophosphoesterase → MLLINACVLLLLDFYIFFALRATKIKFPKTKVFSILWWSYSALLLLGVFISAKYSIPLIVRSVILVAFFLTAASKIFFFLILLIDDIRRGGVWVKRLFVKKKSVEDLVEDAGDPLPENPVKGISRSEFLTKAGILVGASPLIPLSWGIISGAYDYRVRRVPLYLPNLPKAFHGMTIAQISDVHSGSFYNKKAVNGGIDMLLKEKADVTFFTGDIVNAQASEMRGYQDIFARVKSDLGVFSTLGNHDYGDYYYGKEDSPAKRKNLQDVIDVHKIMGWDLLMDENRKIKVDGEELCIVGVQNWGTGRFPKHGDIQKALMGTEEQSVKLLLSHDPSHWRAQVLDTDVDVMFAGHTHGMQFGVRSEMLQWSPVQYIYKEWAGLYRAKQNKRLYVNVGYGFLGYPGRVGILPEITIFELLKAQDPKFKA, encoded by the coding sequence ATGTTGTTAATAAACGCGTGTGTATTACTCCTATTAGATTTTTATATTTTCTTTGCGCTCCGTGCAACGAAGATTAAGTTCCCCAAAACAAAAGTATTTTCGATCTTGTGGTGGTCTTATTCTGCTTTGCTTCTACTAGGTGTTTTTATCTCCGCAAAATATAGTATTCCTTTAATCGTAAGGTCGGTTATCTTGGTGGCCTTTTTTCTAACGGCGGCATCCAAGATATTTTTCTTTTTGATTCTGTTAATTGATGATATCCGACGTGGCGGTGTATGGGTAAAACGTCTTTTTGTAAAAAAGAAATCGGTCGAGGATTTGGTTGAAGACGCCGGAGATCCTTTGCCAGAAAATCCAGTCAAAGGAATTAGCCGATCGGAGTTTTTGACCAAAGCAGGTATTCTAGTAGGTGCCTCTCCCTTGATCCCGCTGAGCTGGGGTATTATTTCAGGAGCTTACGATTATCGTGTCAGAAGAGTTCCTTTGTATTTGCCTAATTTGCCGAAGGCATTTCACGGTATGACGATAGCGCAGATATCGGATGTGCACTCTGGATCTTTTTACAATAAGAAAGCTGTCAACGGAGGGATTGATATGCTATTGAAAGAAAAGGCTGATGTGACGTTTTTTACTGGTGATATTGTGAATGCACAAGCTTCCGAAATGCGCGGTTATCAAGATATTTTTGCACGTGTAAAATCTGATTTAGGCGTATTTTCTACACTGGGTAACCATGATTACGGCGACTATTATTATGGTAAAGAAGATTCTCCTGCGAAACGTAAGAATCTACAGGATGTGATCGATGTTCACAAAATCATGGGCTGGGATCTTTTAATGGATGAAAATCGTAAAATTAAAGTAGATGGGGAAGAACTTTGTATCGTAGGCGTTCAAAATTGGGGTACAGGCCGCTTCCCGAAGCACGGAGACATTCAGAAAGCTTTAATGGGCACCGAAGAACAGTCTGTTAAATTATTGTTGTCGCATGACCCTTCTCATTGGCGTGCTCAGGTATTGGATACAGATGTGGATGTGATGTTTGCCGGTCATACGCATGGTATGCAATTTGGTGTCAGGTCTGAAATGTTGCAATGGAGCCCGGTACAATACATCTATAAAGAATGGGCGGGATTGTACCGTGCAAAACAGAACAAACGACTATATGTCAATGTTGGCTATGGCTTTTTAGGTTATCCAGGACGTGTTGGCATTCTTCCTGAAATTACCATATTCGAATTGTTAAAAGCGCAGGACCCGAAGTTTAAAGCATAA
- a CDS encoding UDP-glucose--hexose-1-phosphate uridylyltransferase — protein MQSTLNFGDSPHTRVNILTGEKVLVSPHRSKRPWQGQVEDLPGDNRPEYDPKCYLCPTNQRADGDINPDYKESFVFVNDFSALLKDTSQQEFNEDELFVAETERGICKVIAFTPRHDLTLPEMDQEAIKAVVDLWQKEFVDLSKVEWIKYIQIFENKGAIMGCSNPHPHGQIWSQNHLPVEIQKECVQQQKYFDKYQRTILSDYVKAELSKEERIIDENDSFVSLVPFWAAWPYETMIVSKRAIQNIAGFDDKEKADFAAILKLLTTRYDNLFKTSFPYSAGMHQAPVNDGDHPEWHWHMHFYPPLLRSATVKKFMVGYEMLANPQRDITPEVAAEQLRNCSTVHYKAK, from the coding sequence ATGCAATCAACTTTAAACTTTGGGGACTCTCCCCACACACGCGTTAATATTCTTACCGGGGAAAAAGTACTTGTGTCTCCACATCGTAGTAAAAGACCATGGCAGGGACAAGTGGAAGATCTTCCGGGAGATAACAGACCTGAATATGATCCGAAATGTTACTTATGTCCCACCAATCAACGGGCAGATGGTGATATCAATCCAGACTATAAAGAAAGCTTCGTTTTCGTGAACGATTTTTCAGCTTTATTAAAAGATACAAGCCAGCAAGAATTTAATGAGGACGAATTGTTTGTCGCAGAGACTGAAAGAGGGATCTGTAAAGTCATTGCATTCACGCCCCGCCATGATCTCACTCTGCCAGAAATGGATCAAGAGGCAATAAAAGCTGTGGTAGATCTTTGGCAAAAGGAATTTGTGGATCTCTCCAAGGTTGAATGGATCAAATACATTCAGATTTTTGAGAATAAAGGTGCAATTATGGGATGCAGTAACCCACATCCACATGGACAGATTTGGTCACAAAACCATTTGCCTGTAGAAATTCAAAAAGAATGTGTTCAGCAACAGAAGTATTTCGATAAATATCAGCGCACCATCCTGTCAGATTATGTTAAAGCTGAACTAAGTAAGGAAGAACGAATTATCGACGAAAATGATTCATTTGTTTCCCTGGTTCCTTTTTGGGCGGCTTGGCCTTATGAGACGATGATCGTCAGCAAACGGGCTATTCAGAATATTGCTGGCTTTGACGATAAAGAAAAGGCCGATTTTGCGGCTATACTCAAGCTTTTGACGACACGTTATGACAATCTTTTCAAGACATCTTTCCCTTATTCCGCTGGAATGCATCAGGCTCCAGTCAATGACGGCGACCATCCCGAGTGGCATTGGCATATGCACTTCTATCCACCATTGCTGCGTTCTGCAACAGTGAAAAAATTTATGGTCGGTTATGAGATGTTGGCAAACCCCCAACGTGATATTACACCAGAAGTTGCCGCTGAACAGTTGCGAAATTGTTCGACAGTACATTATAAAGCTAAATAA
- the galK gene encoding galactokinase, producing MITKDTIVNKFKEHYQEEPLVVTSPGRINIIGEHTDYNDGFVLPAAIDKAIYVAVSKRSDDTIVLYAEDYQERHEVKMAEIAISEKHWPNYILGVVDQYQKRGAVLGGFNLYIDGDVPLGAGLSSSAAVECAVTLALSELFNLQVERLDIPQIAQKAEHTYAGVMCGIMDQFASAFGKEKNVIKLDCRTLGFEYVPLDLKGYEVVLLNTNVKHSLASTAYNTRREQCEQASAWIQEKYPEVKNLRDVTVEMLDELVKEKDADIYAKASFVVRENERVEKSCDALRSGDVVQLGQYIFESHEGLSKVYEVSCAELDYLVDYVKQFPEVIGARMMGGGFGGCTINIIKEGVLPSILPTLEKEYKQKFDKELSVIQVRIADGTRVL from the coding sequence ATGATAACAAAAGATACAATTGTAAACAAATTTAAAGAGCACTATCAAGAAGAACCGCTTGTGGTTACTTCTCCCGGACGCATTAATATTATCGGCGAACATACCGATTATAATGATGGCTTTGTATTGCCTGCAGCGATTGATAAGGCAATTTATGTTGCTGTAAGTAAGCGATCGGATGATACGATCGTATTGTATGCAGAAGACTATCAGGAACGGCACGAGGTGAAAATGGCAGAGATTGCTATTTCGGAAAAACATTGGCCAAACTACATCCTCGGAGTGGTCGATCAGTATCAGAAACGAGGAGCAGTATTAGGTGGATTTAATCTTTATATCGATGGTGATGTGCCGCTAGGAGCAGGCTTATCATCCTCGGCAGCTGTTGAATGTGCGGTTACCTTGGCCCTAAGCGAATTATTCAATCTGCAGGTAGAGCGACTTGATATTCCTCAGATCGCGCAGAAGGCTGAACATACATATGCCGGCGTGATGTGTGGTATCATGGATCAGTTTGCGTCGGCTTTTGGTAAAGAAAAAAATGTTATTAAGCTAGATTGCCGTACGTTAGGATTTGAGTATGTTCCGCTAGATCTGAAAGGATATGAAGTTGTATTATTGAATACCAACGTAAAACATTCATTGGCATCTACCGCTTATAATACACGCCGAGAGCAGTGCGAGCAGGCTTCTGCATGGATACAGGAGAAATACCCTGAAGTCAAAAACTTGCGTGACGTAACTGTCGAGATGCTAGATGAATTGGTGAAAGAAAAAGATGCTGATATTTATGCGAAAGCAAGTTTTGTTGTCCGTGAGAATGAGCGCGTCGAAAAGTCATGCGATGCACTACGTTCTGGCGATGTTGTTCAGTTGGGGCAATATATTTTCGAAAGCCACGAAGGTTTGAGCAAAGTATATGAAGTCAGTTGTGCGGAACTGGATTATTTAGTGGATTATGTCAAGCAGTTTCCGGAAGTGATCGGAGCCCGAATGATGGGCGGCGGCTTCGGCGGCTGTACCATCAATATCATTAAAGAGGGAGTACTGCCTTCCATTTTGCCAACACTCGAAAAGGAGTACAAGCAGAAATTTGATAAAGAACTCTCTGTGATTCAGGTCAGGATTGCGGATGGTACTCGTGTACTGTGA